The Litoribrevibacter albus genome segment GTGTGGAGTAAAGATCGTGACCTGAAAAACGAAGGTTTCTGTCTAGAGGATTCCGATCTCCAAAGCGCCTTGATTCGTTATCAAGATCGTCTAAGGGCTGCCACGAAACATGCTGACCTCCTACTAACAGAAGCCGAACTTACCAAGTCACTTTATAAATACATCGTTAATGCCATCGACTTTGGTGATTTCAAACGTCAGCGTGAAAGCACCGACAAAGCCAACGTTTTCTTGAATCATGGGAATTACTTAGCTTACGGCTTGGCTGCAACCACACTTTGGGTATTGGGTATTCCTCATGGTTTTGCGGTAATGCACGGGAAGACCCGGCGCGGTGCCTTGGTCTTCGATATTGCCGATCTGATCAAAGACGCCATCGTTCTCCCTTGGGCTTTTATCTGTGCCAAAGAAAACGCCACAGAGCAAGAATTCCGTCAGCAATGCTTATTGGCATTTACTCAACACAAATCCCTCGAATACATGTTTGATCAAGTTAAGGAGCTGGCCTTGCGCGGGGAGCCTGAAGAGGAGCCAATACAAGGAATAGGCCTATGATGGTTATCTTTGTCTCCCAATGCGAAAAGAACGCACTCAAGAAAACCCGCAGAGTATTAGATGCCTTTGCAGATCGCATAGGGGATAACACTTGGCAAACCGTGATTACTCAAGAAGGTTTGGAGGCGGTTAAGAAGTTATTGAGAAAAACGGCCAGTAAAAGTACCGCAGTCAGTTGCCATTGGGTTCGTTCACGTTCGAGAAGTGATTTGCTGTGGGTGGTGGGCAAGAGGGACAAATTTGATGAGGTAGGTCGAGTCCCTGTAAACACAACCGACAAAGAAGTTCATCTTGTAGAAAACCAATGGCATACCTTGGAAGCTATTCGGTTACTTAGTTCAATTGCTGCGTTATTTCATGACTTTGGAAAGGCAAATAAGTTATTCCAGAAGAAGATCGACTCCACTCAAAAAACGCCAGTGTCTGAACCTTATCGCCATGAGTGGGTTTCATTGAGAATGTTTGAAGCCTTTGTGATGTCGTCTAAGAAAGGCGACAGCTTGAATGATCAATGTTGGTTAGAAAAGCTAAGTCTTATTCAGCCATCGGATGAAAAAGGTTTATGGGGTGAGTTGGTTCAGGATACGCCAGAGGAAGCACAGCCAAGCCCATTTAAGACATTACCTCCACTGGCTCAAACGGTTGCATGGTTAATTCTGACACATCATAAATTGCCAAGCCCTGAACATTCTAAGAAAGATCAAAAGGAAGATAGAGTGGGTGAGTCTTCCGTTCCTTTTAAACATACAGACTTTCATCTGACCAAGTATTTGACTCCGACTTGGAACTCGCCTCAAAGTAAGAAAGATGGGTGGAAGAAACCGGACTTTAAGCAAGTGTGGGATGTAAACAATCGCTCTCCCATCAAAAGCTTAAATTGGTGTGTGCAGGCTAGAAAGGTTTCCGATAGGGCGTTGCGTTATTTGAGCTTTACTGCTGATGCTAATTATCTGAATGACAAGTTTACTTTGCATTTGTCTCGCTTATCGTTGATGTTGGCTGATCACCATTATTCTTCGCAGGATGCTAACCCTGATGATCAGGATAAGAATTACTCAATCTATGCCAACACGGATAGAGACACTGGGGTGTTTAAACAAAAGTTAGATGAACATCTGATTGGTGTTCAGAGAAACTCGCTCAAATTTGTTAATGCCTTGCCAGACTTAAAAGTAAGCTTGCCTTCGCTGAATAAGGTAC includes the following:
- the cas1f gene encoding type I-F CRISPR-associated endonuclease Cas1f is translated as MDQLTDLKAILHSHRANLYYLEHCRVMQKDGRVLYLTEATKQNLYYNIPIANTTVILLGTGTSITQAAMRMLAQAGVLVGFCGGGGTPLLMATEIEWMTPQSEYRPTQYLQGWLSFWFDEKERFAAGVHIQQARIEYLQMVWSKDRDLKNEGFCLEDSDLQSALIRYQDRLRAATKHADLLLTEAELTKSLYKYIVNAIDFGDFKRQRESTDKANVFLNHGNYLAYGLAATTLWVLGIPHGFAVMHGKTRRGALVFDIADLIKDAIVLPWAFICAKENATEQEFRQQCLLAFTQHKSLEYMFDQVKELALRGEPEEEPIQGIGL